In the Anastrepha obliqua isolate idAnaObli1 chromosome 1, idAnaObli1_1.0, whole genome shotgun sequence genome, one interval contains:
- the LOC129240899 gene encoding uncharacterized protein LOC129240899, producing MLSETTYDSENNIWKSDQLERTFNANKSIGDHALYMLRSKPANLVCQISDSEGSELTYGTACSYAISVAAHLSNAGLGCDDVVGIVSYNTTLLMPVLVGCWINGTPFNALHPIHEEDVIRQLFALTRPKIIFCDGLCFQKVQNATKTFDVSIYTLCNHLEGVPRVQKILQPVPFEEFYQAVPLKYGPTQTMAITPTSGTTGIPKGACISNAKLMVDLRLCNGSSVTFSFASADWGTGVLTMIVNILCGGIRIITTTPYSPEYLLQIIRKHKVTFLIGSPIQLGLLSQLPQYTEDAMAGVRLILMTGGHALPSVQSRLRAKLPNCILMNSYGTSEIGGISVNYLDYKTESVGKLIAGVQIKIVDAGSGHRKRLLGPNERGEIWVRGCDNWPGYYGNPVATADTMDAEGWINTGDVGYMDDECYLYLVDRSKEVLKYMSFHYSPHEIEETVSLLPDVQDVCVFGVYDERAMDLAAAAVVLRPGSVLTEADIVKFVAEKQEVKHKHINYGVFFVDAIARNSNGKVMRAKMKEICLKMEQEIRK from the exons ATGCTTTCCGAAACTACGTACGATAGTGAAAACAACATTTGGAAGAGCGATCAATTGGAGCGGACATTCAATGCAAACAAGTCGATAGGCGATCATGCTTTGTATATGTTGCGTAGCAAGCCAGCTAATTTGGTATGCCAGATTTCCGACTCTGAGGGCTCTGAACTCACCTATGGCACAGCGTGTTCGTATGCCATTAGTGTGGCAGCACATCTTAGCAATGCAGGGCTAGGCTGTGATGATGTCGTGGGTATTGTCTCTTATAATACAACACTACTAATGCCTGTACTGGTGGGTTGTTGGATAAATGGAACACCCTTTAATGCGCTACATCCCATACACGAAGAAG ACGTAATCAGGCAGCTTTTTGCTCTGACCAGACCAAAGATAATTTTTTGCGATGGTTTGTGCTTTCAGAAGGTACAGAATGCCACAAAGACCTTTGACGTATCAATATACACTCTGTGTAATCACTTGGAGGGTGTGCCACGGgtgcaaaaaatactgcaaccAGTACCGTTTGAAGAGTTTTATCA AGCGGTGCCACTCAAATATGGACCCACCCAGACAATGGCTATTACACCCACTTCTGGTACGACAGGGATACCGAAAGGGGCCTGCATATCAAACGCCAAACTTATGGTCGATCTCCG tttatgCAACGGTTCATCAGTAACATTTTCCTTCGCCTCAGCCGATTGGGGTACTGGCGTTTTGACGATGATTGTGAATATATTGTGCGGTGGTATTCGTATCATAACAACAACACCCTACTCACCGGAATACCTTTTGCAAATCATTAGAAAGCACAAAGTTACATTTCTCATTGGTTCGCCCATTCAACTGGGTTTACTCTCGCAGTTACCGCAATACACTGAGGATGCAATGGCTGGAGTACGTCTAATTTTAATGACAGGTGGCCATGCACTGCCTTCCGTACAATCACGTTTACGCGCTAAGCTACCGAACTGTATACTAATGAACTCGTACGGCACCTCCGAAATTGGTGGTATATCAGTGAACTATCTAGATTATAAAACTGAGAGCGTTGGGAAACTGATTGCAGGCGTGCAGATAAAGATTGTCGATGCCGGATCAGGTCACCGAAAGAGATTATTGGGACCCAATGAGAGAGGTGAGATTTGGGTTCGCGGTTGCGACAACTGGCCTGGCTATTATGGCAACCCTGTTGCGACGGCTGACACCATGGATGCCGAAGGTTGGATCAATACCGGCGACGTGGGTTACATGGACGATGAATGCTATCTATATTTAGTCGATCGCAGTAAGGAAGTATTGAAATATATGAGTTTCCACTATTCCCCGCATGAGATCGAAGAGACTGTGTCACTTTTACCAGATGTGCAGGATGTGTGCGTATTTGGCGTTTACGATGAGCGAGCGATGGAtttagctgctgctgctgtggtgCTACGGCCAGGTAGTGTTCTCACCGAAGCGGATATTGTAAAGTTTGTGGCAGAGAAGCAAGAAGTGAAGCATAAACATATCAATTATGGCGTATTTTTTGTAGATGCGATAGCAAGAAATTCTAATGGGAAAGTAATGCGtgcaaaaatgaaagaaatatgtTTGAAAATGGAGCAAGAGATAAggaaatga